A single Vigna radiata var. radiata cultivar VC1973A chromosome 8, Vradiata_ver6, whole genome shotgun sequence DNA region contains:
- the LOC106771974 gene encoding ubiquitin carboxyl-terminal hydrolase MINDY-3 translates to MGDRGEDEDLQMAIRMSMQRATPETKRSKPQDAAAGAVSESSEDSPESKTRRRELMAAAAEKRIAAAVRVLPSSLPPGKKSGELGRREELRLKSVNLSKELSVEEANQLFSMVFGNEVSKGILAQWSNQGIRFSSDPVTSMGLVQHEGGPCGVLAAIQAFVLKHIIFFSDELKDVPRLPHKGLGASFKSLSVPSYNFSSLTEGVKVRALVRSMAEILFSCGSNRRAVIATLSFPENDIPRFEGTSEDEVIAKSLQGLSIESAVDLQKVLRVETCTSQTTALQRLEANLPFFQSRMGALLFLISALLSRGLDLVQSDRDDPSLPLVTAPFGHASQEIVNLLLCGEAVPNVFDGRMDLGGGMFLKGISRDVEVGFLTLLESLNFCKVGQHLKSPKWPIWVVGSESHYTVLFALDPSVQSENELEGRETQIRKAFDAQDQSGGGGFISVEGFHQVLRETDIKFPPERLEHLCSAGFIVWSEFWQVILDLDKSLGGLKDSSGLMGKKVFDLYHFNGIAKSDLNGSQVNSAGETPLQRPRLTKLRVSVPPRWTPEEFMADVKVSSAPSASDSAGKDNEVSKPEPSQHAPLVDCIRTRWARATCSWFGDPPSIV, encoded by the exons ATGGGGGATCGAGGAGAGGACGAGGATTTGCAAATGGCGATTCGAATGAGCATGCAGCGCGCGACGCCGGAGACGAAGCGCAGCAAGCCACAGGATGCCGCCGCCGGGGCGGTTTCGGAATCGTCGGAAGATTCGCCAGAGTCTAAGACCCGGCGGAGGGAGCTCATGGCGGCGGCGGCGGAGAAGCGGATAGCGGCGGCGGTGAGGGTTTTGCCATCATCATTGCCACCGGGGAAGAAAAGTGGTGAATTGGGGAGGAGAGAGGAGTTGCGTTTGAAGAGTGTGAATTTGAGTAAGGAACTTTCAGTGGAAGAAGCAAATCAATTGTTTTCTATGGTGTTTGGAAATGAAGTCTCTAAGGGGATTCTTGCACAGTGGAGCAACCAGGGAATAcg GTTTAGCTCTGATCCTGTAACATCAATGGGCCTAGTGCAGCATGAAGGTGGTCCCTGTGGCGTTTTGGCAGCTATACAA GCATTTGTACTTAAACACATCATTTTCTTCAGTGATGAGTTGAAAGATGTACCACGCCTGCCACATAAGGGTCTGGGTGCATCATTTAAAAGTCTGTCTGTTCcatcttataatttttcttcactcactgaAGGTGTAAAAGTAAG GGCCCTCGTAAGAAGTATGgctgaaattttattttcatgtggAAGTAATAGAAGGGCTGTGATTGCAACTCTGAGCTTTCCAGAGAATGACATTCCGCGTTTTGAAGGGACTTCAGAGGATGAG GTTATTGCAAAATCACTTCAAGGTCTTTCTATTGAATCTGCTGTCGATCTGCAGAAAGTTCTTAGAGTCGAAACATGCACATCGCAAACAACTGCATTGCAACGGCTTGAAGCAAATCTTCCCTTCTTCCAAAGTCGAATGGGAGCATTGCTTTTCCTAATCTCTGCTTTACTTTCTCGAGGACTG GACTTGGTTCAAAGCGACAGGGATGATCCCAGCCTACCACTGGTTACAGCACCTTTTGGGCATGCCTCTCAG GAAATTGTGAACCTACTGCTCTGTGGGGAGGCTGTCCCTAATGTGTTTGATGGAAGGATGGATTTAGGGGGAGGGATGTTTCTGAAAGGCATATCTCGAGATGTGGAAGTTGGATTTCTCACACTTTTAGAATCCCTGAATTTTTGCAAGGTTGGTCAGCATCTGAAATCTCCAAAATGGCCTATATGGGTTGTGGGGAGTGAATCCCATTACACTGTGCTGTTTGCTCTAGACCCCAGCGTTCAAAGTGAGAATGAACTGGAAGGAAGGGAAACACAGATACGCAAAGCTTTTGATGCACAAGATCAGAGTGGAGGTGGTGGTTTCATTAGTGTGGAAGGTTTCCATCAAGTCCTCAGAGAAACAGATATCAAATTTCCACCAGAGAGGCTGGAACATCTTTGCTCTGCAGGGTTCATTGTGTGGAGTGAATTCTGGCAAGTAATTTTGGATCTAGACAAAAGTTTGGGAGGTTTGAAGGATTCATCAGGATTGATGGGTAAGAAGGTCTTTGATCTATACCATTTTAATGGGATTGCTAAATCAGATCTGAATGGCAGCCAAGTAAATTCTGCGGGTGAAACTCCACTACAAAGACCCCGGCTGACAAAATTGAGAGTTTCAGTGCCTCCAAGGTGGACGCCTGAGGAATTTATGGCAGATGTGAAGGTTTCATCTGCTCCTAGTGCTAGTGACTCTGCTGGGAAGGACAATGAAGTATCTAAACCGGAGCCTTCCCAGCATGCGCCTTTGGTGGACTGCATAAGGACACGCTGGGCCCGTGCTACCTGCAGCTGGTTTGGGGATCCTCCTAGTATAGTTTGA
- the LOC106771149 gene encoding vacuolar iron transporter homolog 4, translated as MASDHSSLNQTKCVLANNDLEQQESMEVERKDFDYSKRSQWLRAAVLGANDGLVSTASLMMGVGAVKQDIKVMILTGFAGLVAGACSMAIGEFVSVYSQLDIEVAQMKRENGRDRNEEEDEKEKESLPNPIHAAAASALAFSVGAIVPLLAASFIREYKVRIGVVLGAVSFALVLFGWLGAVLGKAPTLRSCVRVLVGGWLAMAITFGLTKLIGSSGL; from the coding sequence ATGGCATCTGATCACTCATCCCTTAACCAGACAAAATGCGTACTTGCAAACAATGACCTTGAGCAACAAGAAAGTATGGAGGTTGAAAGGAAGGACTTTGATTACTCAAAGCGATCTCAGTGGCTGCGTGCTGCTGTCCTAGGAGCCAATGACGGGTTGGTCTCAACAGCATCTCTAATGATGGGTGTGGGAGCAGTGAAGCAAGACATAAAAGTTATGATCCTAACAGGGTTTGCAGGGCTAGTGGCTGGTGCATGCAGCATGGCCATAGGGGAGTTTGTGTCTGTGTACTCGCAGTTGGACATAGAAGTTGCTCAGATGAAAAGGGAGAATGGCAGAGACAgaaatgaagaggaagatgagaagGAGAAAGAGAGTTTACCAAACCCTATACATGCAGCAGCAGCCTCAGCTTTAGCATTTTCTGTTGGTGCAATTGTTCCTCTTCTTGCAGCCTCTTTCATAAGGGAATATAAGGTCAGGATTGGTGTGGTTTTGGGAGCAGTCAGCTTTGCTCTTGTGCTCTTTGGTTGGCTTGGTGCAGTGTTGGGTAAGGCTCCAACATTGAGGTCTTGTGTCAGAGTCTTGGTTGGGGGTTGGCTAGCCATGGCCATAACTTTTGGACTAACCAAGTTGATTGGCTCAAGTGGTCTTTAG
- the LOC106770870 gene encoding protein ROOT PRIMORDIUM DEFECTIVE 1 isoform X2 — MYKFYCIRFVVGECSMLRIGKLNDVEARVCLIEQWFFLRRLSLWSMKKEAELESALSRNRRWVVNNQIKNIILRYPNNEIPIETLQKKFKTLDLQGKALNWLSKYPCCFQIHDNRCRLTKRMMNLVAQEHSLIDSLQSLFARRLAKLLMLTPRNRLTVLKINEFKRAFGFPDDYVIRILPSYPNLFRIVNESGRRSSMAIELLHWDADLAVSAVESSAAKHGLVEGSKEMEKRNVGLVHELLSLTLWKKASIVKLGHFRREFLLPDRLNVLLLKHPGIFYVSNKYQIYTVLLREAYVGSQLVDKDPLVVMKEKFGELMQEGLHEYNQRRRLLNVEKRRKLGVPLISVDGAKGRRRSHEVDDDDDGDSKGGDSKVGGLFDPEERKRFYRVLFDDDVS, encoded by the exons ATGTATAAGTTTTATTGTATTCGATTTGTTGTTGGTGAGTGTTCGATGTTGAGAATAGGAAAGTTGAATGATGTGGAGGCGAGAGTGTGTTTGATAGAGCAATGGTTTTTCCTCCGAAGATTGTCTCTGTGGTCGATGAAGAAGGAAGCAGAGTTAGAATCGGCACTCTCACGCAATCGACGATGGGTAGTGAACAACCAGATAAAGAACATCATCCTCCGCTACCCCAACAACGAAATCCCCATCGAAACCCTTCAGAAGAAGTTCAAAACCCTCGATCTGCAGGGCAAAGCCCTCAACTGGCTCTCTAAGTACCCATGCTGCTTCCAAATCCACGATAACCGCTGCCGCCTCACCAAACGCATGATGAACCTTGTCGCACAGGAACACTCCCTCATCGACTCCCTCCAATCCCTCTTCGCTCGCCGCTTGGCCAAACTTCTCATGCTAACCCCCCGCAACAGACTCACCGTCCTCAAAATCAACGAATTCAAACGCGCGTTCGGCTTCCCCGACGATTACGTAATCAGGATCCTTCCCAGCTACCCTAATTTGTTCCGTATCGTCAACGAGAGCGGCAGGAGGAGCTCCATGGCCATTGAGTTGCTGCATTGGGACGCTGACCTCGCAGTCTCCGCCGTTGAATCCTCCGCTGCGAAACACG GTTTGGTGGAGGGATCCAAGGAGATGGAGAAGAGGAATGTTGGTTTGGTGCATGAGTTGTTGTCTTTGACTCTTTGGAAGAAGGCTTCAATTGTGAAGTTGGGGCATTTTAGGAGGGAGTTCCTTTTGCCCGATAGGTTGAATGTGTTGTTGCTCAAGCACCCTGGGATTTTCTATGTTTCCAATAAGTATCAGATTTACACTGTGCTTCTTAGGGAGGCCTATGTCGGGTCTCAGCTTGTGGATAAGGATCCTTTGGTAGTTATGAAGGAGAAGTTTGGGGAGTTGATGCAGGAGGGACTTCATGAATACAATCAGAGGCGTCGCCTCCTCAATGTGGAAAAGAGGAGGAAGTTAGGGGTTCCATTGATTAGTGTAGATGGTGCAAAGGGTAGAAGGAGAAGTCACgaagttgatgatgatgacgatggtGACAGTAAAGGTGGAGATAGTAAGGTGGGAGGGTTATTTGACCCTGAAGAAAGAAAACGGTTTTATAGAGTTCTCTTTGACGATGATGTTTCTTGA
- the LOC106771914 gene encoding eukaryotic translation initiation factor 5B codes for MGRKKPTARDEENASQQGGGGKSKKKAVVIDDDEYSIGTELSEEPALEEKPAAAGKKKSKKGNAKSKSNDDDVDDDEDVPEVVFAGKKKGKNKKGGGSTAFTASGFSLLGDEEGDEEDKSEEDGPAVSFSGKKASNKGGGSLFNASAFDAIDDDAGGEEEEEEDEPVVSFTGKKKSSKVSKKSGGSLFAASAFDAIDDGGDGEVADDKNNDFDDDEPVITFTGKKKSSKGSKKGGAVFSASVLTEIDDDEEKEDGGGDDDDDIGPITFSGKKKKSSKKAASSGGKAVSVEDDVSVPEFGKDGDDMDEDDVSLVSFSGKKKSSKKKGSSTAAKGSEENADVVEPEAPTIGSADASNSNVNKSEGVAETSKNKKKNKKKSGRTAQEEEDLDKLLAELGEAPIPKPTASAPQDDKVQPTPEVGPAAADASGEKEGEEEVVESAAAKKKKKKKEKEKEKKAAAAAAAAAGSAPEKELAEVKAEAIEPKKNDSKAKAADKKVPKHVREMQEALARRKEAEEKKKREEEERLKKEEEERRRQEELERQAEEAKRRKKERENEKRQKKKQEGKLLTGKQKEEARRLEAMRRQILNSTGGLTLPSGDSGAPAKKPIYQTKKAKPNNRNQNGAAAQTAEIVEAKETATDVVSEEPVNIEEVESIQVDDKVELPVTAEDDVVEDEEDDEWDAKSWDDVNLNAKGAFADEEADSEPKPVIKKEIKNAMPIQNAGAASATVSGPVTVETENGKQANDRNKKQDSDLNRSKKSATPPQPNDENLRSPICCIMGHVDTGKTKLLDCIRGTNVQEGEAGGITQQIGATYFPAENIRERTKELKADAKLKVPGLLVIDTPGHESFTNLRSRGSGLCDIAILVVDIMHGLEQQTIESLNLLKMRNTEFIVALNKVDRLYGWKTCRNSPIVKALKQQTKDVQNEFNMRLTQIVTQFKEQGMNTELYYKNKEMGETFSIVPTSAISGEGIPDLLLLLVQWTQKTMVEKLTYSEEVQCTVLEVKVVEGHGTTIDVVLVNGVLHEGEQIVVCGMQGPIVTTIRALLTPHPMKELRVKGTYLHHKEIKAAMGIKITAQGLEHAIAGTGLYVVKPDDDLEDIKEAAMEDMRSVMSRIDRTGEGVCVQASTLGSLEALLEFLKTPEVSIPVSGISIGPVHKKDVMKASVMLEKKREYAAILAFDVKVTPEARELADELGVKIFIADIIYHLFDQFKAYIDNIKEEKKKEAADEAVFPCVFKILPNCIFNKKDPIVLGVDILEGIAKIGTPICIPSREFIDIGRIASIENNHKPVDYAKKGQKVAIKIVGSNPEEQQKMFGRHFEIDDELVSHISRRSIDILKANYRDDLSMEEWRLVVKLKNLFKIQ; via the exons ATGGGGAGGAAGAAGCCGACTGCGAGGGACGAGGAGAACGCCTCGCAGCAAGGCGGTGGCGGGAAATCTAAGAAGAAGGCCGTGGTCATCGACGACGATGAGTATTCCATTGGAACAGAGCTCTCTGAGGAGCCGGCGCTGGAAGAGAAACCCGCTGCGGcgggaaagaagaaaagtaagaaaGGCAATGCTAAAAGTAAGAGTAACGATGATGATGTTGACGATGATGAAGATGTGCCTGAAGTTGTGTTTGCTGGGAAGAAGAAGGGGAAAAACAAGAAAGGCGGTGGGAGCACTGCGTTTACTGCATCTGGCTTTAGTTTGCTTGGTGACGAGGAAGGTGACGAAGAAGATAAGTCTGAAGAGGATGGACCTGCGGTTAGTTTTTCGGGTAAGAAGGCATCGAACAAAGGAGGTGGTAGTTTGTTCAATGCATCGGCTTTTGATGCTATCGACGATGATGCTGGTggtgaggaggaggaggaggaggatgagcCGGTGGTTAGCTTTACTGGAAAGAAAAAGTCCTCGAAGGTTTCGAAGAAAAGCGGTGGTAGTTTGTTCGCTGCCTCGGCTTTTGATGCCATTGATGATGGTGGGGATGGTGAGGTGGCAGATGATAAGaataatgattttgatgacGATGAACCTGTTATTACTTTCACGGGGAAGAAGAAGTCCTCGAAAGGCAGTAAGAAGGGTGGTGCTGTGTTTTCTGCCTCTGTTCTCACTGAAATcgatgatgatgaggagaaggaggatggtggtggtgatgatgaCGATGACATTGGACCAATTACTTTCTCTGGCAAGAAGAAGAAGTCTTCCAAGAAAGCTGCAAGTTCCGGTGGCAAAGCTGTTTCTGTTGAGGATGATGTTTCTGTACCCGAGTTTGGTAAGGATGGTGATGACatggatgaggatgatgttTCTTTAGTTTCGTTTTCAGGTAAAAAGAAGTCCTCTAAAAAGAAGGGCAGTAGCACTGCTGCCAAAGGGAGTGAGGAAAATGCGGATGTAGTTGAGCCTGAGGCACCCACTATTGGTAGTGCTGATGCTAGCAACAGCAATGTAAATAAGAGTGAAGGAGTTGCTGAAACttccaaaaacaagaagaagaataagaaaaagagtGGGAGAACTGCTCAAGAGGAGGAAGATTTGGATAAGCTTCTTGCAGAGCTCGGTGAGGCTCCTATACCAAAACCAACTGCTTCTGCACCACAGGATGATAAAGTTCAGCCTACTCCTGAAGTAGGTCCTGCTGCTGCTGATGCTTCTGGGGAAAAGGAGGGTGAAGAGGAGGTGGTAGAATCAGCTGctgcaaagaagaaaaagaagaaaaaggaaaaggaaaaggaaaagaaggcaGCTGCCGCTGCCGCAGCAGCAGCAGGAAGTGCACCAGAAAAAGAATTAGCTGAAGTTAAAGCTGAGGCAATTGAACCAAAGAAGAATGACTCAAAGGCTAAGGCAGCTGATAAGAAAGTGCCAAAGCATGTTAGAGAGATGCAAGAGGCACTAGCTCGAAGAAAAGAggctgaagaaaagaagaaacgagaagaggaagagaggttaaagaaggaagaagaggagcGACGCAGGCAAGAGGAACTTGAGAGACAGGCAGAAGAAGCTAAACGCAGaaagaaggaaagagaaaacgaaaaaagacagaaaaaaaagCAAGAAGGTAAATTATTAACTGGTAAGCAGAAGGAAGAAGCACGTCGTTTGGAGGCAATGAGGAGGCAGATTCTCAATAGCACTGGGGGTCTGACTCTCCCTTCTGGGGACTCTGGTGCTCCAGCTAAAAAACCCATATACCAGACAAAGAAGGCAAAACCAAATAATAGAAATCAGAATGGTGCTGCTGCTCAGACAGCTGAAATTGTCGAAGCGAAGGAGACTGCTACTGATGTAGTTTCTGAGGAACCAGTGAATATTGAAGAAGTGGAGTCGATTCAGGTGGATGATAAAGTTGAACTTCCTGTCACTGCCGAAGATGATGTGGTGGAAgacgaagaagatgatgaatggGATGCAAAAAGCTGGGATGATGTTAATCTGAATGCCAAAGGTGCATTTGCAGACGAAGAGGCTGACTCCGAACCTAAACCTGTTATCAAAAAGGAGATTAAAAATGCCATGCCTATTCAGAATGCCG GGGCTGCTAGTGCAACTGTTTCTGGGCCCGTGACCGTTGAAACTGAAAATGGAAAGCAAGCTAATGACAGAAATAAGAAGCAAGATTCTGATTTGAATAGGTCAAAAAAATCTGCTACCCCTCCTCAGCCTAATGATGAAAACCTCCGCTCCCCAATTTGCTGTATCATGGGGCACGTGGATACTGGGAAGACTAAGCTGTTGGATTGTATTCGTGGTACTAATGTTCAGGAGGGTGAGGCTGGAGGTATCACACAACAGATTGGAGCAACATACTTTCCTGCTGAGAACATACGTGAAAGAACAAAGGAACTGAAAGCTGATGCCAAGCTGAAAGTTCCTGGTCTACTGGTTATTGACACCCCTGGGCACGAGTCATTTACTAACTTGAGGTCTCGGGGTTCAGGCCTATGTGATATTGCAATTTTGGTTGTTGACATTATGCATGGGTTAGAGCAACAAACAATAGAGTCACTAAATCTATTAAAAATGAGGAATACAGAATTCATTGTTGCCTTAAATAAG GTTGACAGGCTTTATGGATGGAAAACATGTCGCAATTCCCCAATTGTCAAAGCACTGAAGCAGCAGACTAAAGATGTTCAAAATGAGTTCAATATGAGGCTCACTCAG ATTGTTACTCAATTCAAAGAACAAGGGATGAATACTGAGTTGTactataaaaacaaagaaatgggagAAACATTCAGCATTGTGCCTACAAGTGCAATAAG TGGCGAAGGAATTCCCGATTTGTTATTACTTTTGGTTCAATGGACCCAAAAAACAATGGTTGAGAAACTTACGTACAGTGAAGAAGTGCAG TGTACTGTTTTAGAGGTTAAGGTTGTTGAAGGCCATGGAACTACTATTGATGTTGTTTTAGTTAATGGTGTTCTTCATGAAGGAGAACAAATAGTTGTCTGTGGAATGCAG GGTCCAATTGTTACCACAATTCGAGCTTTATTGACTCCTCATCCAATGAAGGAACTTCGCGTCAAG GGAACATATCTTCATCACAAAGAAATCAAAGCTGCAATGGGTATAAAAATCACTGCCCAG GGCCTTGAGCATGCCATTGCTGGCACTGGTTTATATGTGGTGAAGCCTGATGATGATTTGGAAGATATCAAAGAAGCAGCAATGGAAGATATGCGATCAGTTATGAGCAGGATTGACAGGACTGGTGAAGGTGTTTGTGTACAGGCATCTACCCTTGGTTCCTTAGAAGCATTACTGGAGTTTCTGAAAACTCCAGAAGTTAGTATCCCTGTTAGTGGTATAAGCATTGGTCCTGTTCACAAAAAAGATGTAATGAAGGCCAGTGTAATGCTTGAAAAAAAGCGAGAGTATGCAGCAATATTGGCATTTGATGTCAAAGTTACACCTGAGGCTAGGGAACTGGCAGATGAATTGGGTGTGAAGATATTTATTGCTGATATCATTTATCATCTGTTTGATCAATTTAAAGCGTATATTGACAACATTaaagaggagaaaaagaaagaagctGCTGATGAGGCAGTCTTCCCATGCGTTTTTAAAATCTTACCAAATTGCATTTTCAACAAGAAGGACCCAATTGTTTTGGGAGTTGATATTCTTGAAGGCATTGCAAAG ATTGGGACTCCAATTTGCATTCCTTCCAGAGAGTTCATTGATATTGGCCGCATTGCCTCCATTGAAAATAACCACAAACCTGTTGATTATGCCAAGAAGGGGCAGAAAGTAGCCATTAAG ATTGTTGGCAGCAATCCTGAAGAGCAACAAAAAATGTTTGGGAGACATTTTGAGATCGACGATGAACTTGTAAGCCATATTTCACGGAGATCTATTGATATTCTCAAAGCTAATTATCGG GATGATCTATCTATGGAGGAATGGAGGTTGGTTGTGAAATTGAAGAATCTTTTCAAGATACAATGA
- the LOC106770870 gene encoding protein ROOT PRIMORDIUM DEFECTIVE 1 isoform X1 produces the protein MYKFYCIRFVVGECSMLRIGKLNDVEARVCLIEQWFFLRRLSLWSMKKEAELESALSRNRRWVVNNQIKNIILRYPNNEIPIETLQKKFKTLDLQGKALNWLSKYPCCFQIHDNRCRLTKRMMNLVAQEHSLIDSLQSLFARRLAKLLMLTPRNRLTVLKINEFKRAFGFPDDYVIRILPSYPNLFRIVNESGRRSSMAIELLHWDADLAVSAVESSAAKHGTPPHFSCSLPSSWVKSWERFREFDETPYISPYSDPLGLVEGSKEMEKRNVGLVHELLSLTLWKKASIVKLGHFRREFLLPDRLNVLLLKHPGIFYVSNKYQIYTVLLREAYVGSQLVDKDPLVVMKEKFGELMQEGLHEYNQRRRLLNVEKRRKLGVPLISVDGAKGRRRSHEVDDDDDGDSKGGDSKVGGLFDPEERKRFYRVLFDDDVS, from the coding sequence ATGTATAAGTTTTATTGTATTCGATTTGTTGTTGGTGAGTGTTCGATGTTGAGAATAGGAAAGTTGAATGATGTGGAGGCGAGAGTGTGTTTGATAGAGCAATGGTTTTTCCTCCGAAGATTGTCTCTGTGGTCGATGAAGAAGGAAGCAGAGTTAGAATCGGCACTCTCACGCAATCGACGATGGGTAGTGAACAACCAGATAAAGAACATCATCCTCCGCTACCCCAACAACGAAATCCCCATCGAAACCCTTCAGAAGAAGTTCAAAACCCTCGATCTGCAGGGCAAAGCCCTCAACTGGCTCTCTAAGTACCCATGCTGCTTCCAAATCCACGATAACCGCTGCCGCCTCACCAAACGCATGATGAACCTTGTCGCACAGGAACACTCCCTCATCGACTCCCTCCAATCCCTCTTCGCTCGCCGCTTGGCCAAACTTCTCATGCTAACCCCCCGCAACAGACTCACCGTCCTCAAAATCAACGAATTCAAACGCGCGTTCGGCTTCCCCGACGATTACGTAATCAGGATCCTTCCCAGCTACCCTAATTTGTTCCGTATCGTCAACGAGAGCGGCAGGAGGAGCTCCATGGCCATTGAGTTGCTGCATTGGGACGCTGACCTCGCAGTCTCCGCCGTTGAATCCTCCGCTGCGAAACACGGTACGCCGCCACATTTTTCATGTTCCTTGCCGTCTAGTTGGGTGAAATCCTGGGAGAGATTTCGCGAATTTGACGAAACTCCTTACATTTCGCCGTATTCGGATCCTCTAGGTTTGGTGGAGGGATCCAAGGAGATGGAGAAGAGGAATGTTGGTTTGGTGCATGAGTTGTTGTCTTTGACTCTTTGGAAGAAGGCTTCAATTGTGAAGTTGGGGCATTTTAGGAGGGAGTTCCTTTTGCCCGATAGGTTGAATGTGTTGTTGCTCAAGCACCCTGGGATTTTCTATGTTTCCAATAAGTATCAGATTTACACTGTGCTTCTTAGGGAGGCCTATGTCGGGTCTCAGCTTGTGGATAAGGATCCTTTGGTAGTTATGAAGGAGAAGTTTGGGGAGTTGATGCAGGAGGGACTTCATGAATACAATCAGAGGCGTCGCCTCCTCAATGTGGAAAAGAGGAGGAAGTTAGGGGTTCCATTGATTAGTGTAGATGGTGCAAAGGGTAGAAGGAGAAGTCACgaagttgatgatgatgacgatggtGACAGTAAAGGTGGAGATAGTAAGGTGGGAGGGTTATTTGACCCTGAAGAAAGAAAACGGTTTTATAGAGTTCTCTTTGACGATGATGTTTCTTGA